The following are encoded together in the Brassica napus cultivar Da-Ae chromosome A9, Da-Ae, whole genome shotgun sequence genome:
- the LOC125578621 gene encoding leucine-rich repeat extensin-like protein 3 — MASSSEPLELIVTVLSAKHLKNVNWRNGDLKPYVVLYLDSDHRLSTRSDDSTKPVWNERITLPLTRSVHESVLNVEIFHSNSSDLAKALVGSVRFPLVRLVDYEGAFNSLELIRPSGRTQGKIRLKLEIKERPIPPQNYYSAPNGLQPIQAQNFYSAPEGNRYYSPPPAPITSPSPQRDYRDFSPYPFTDHYYSRFYYPPPPPPPRSMYDRASNYSLPRVPSAPVDHNPLPPRFPNYPPPPPSAPVDAFPVSEAPQRSEPSAPVDAFPANEYKPEAPPVGSRFSSYGVPSGPSAPVDYSPYDHRQLQKTMGGLSLEEERAVAAERSESEFGAGPSNSYCRDYRREC, encoded by the coding sequence ATGGCTTCCTCGTCTGAGCCACTTGAACTAATCGTCACCGTCCTCTCAGCCAAGCACCTGAAGAACGTCAACTGGCGTAACGGAGACCTGAAACCCTACGTGGTTCTGTACCTCGACTCGGATCACCGCCTCTCCACTCGCTCCGATGATTCGACTAAACCGGTGTGGAACGAGCGGATCACTCTTCCTCTCACCAGATCCGTCCACGAATCGGTCCTCAACGTCGAGATTTTTCATTCCAATTCGTCGGATCTGGCGAAAGCACTCGTCGGATCGGTTAGGTTTCCGTTGGTTCGATTAGTTGACTACGAGGGGGCGTTTAACTCGCTCGAGCTGATCCGTCCCTCGGGTCGGACCCAAGGGAAGATTCGCTTGAAGCTCGAGATCAAGGAGCGGCCGATCCCACCTCAAAATTACTATTCTGCCCCTAATGGTTTACAGCCGATCCAAGCTCAAAATTTCTATTCTGCCCCTGAAGGAAACCGTTATTACTCCCCACCTCCAGCTCCGATCACCTCGCCGTCTCCTCAGCGCGATTACAGAGACTTCTCACCTTATCCATTCACTGATCACTACTATTCCAGATTCTACTACCCTCCCCCTCCTCCTCCGCCACGTTCTATGTACGATCGTGCCTCCAATTACAGCCTGCCGCGTGTCCCATCTGCTCCCGTTGATCACAATCCTCTTCCTCCTCGGTTTCCCAACTACCCTCCACCGCCGCCGTCAGCTCCCGTTGATGCCTTTCCGGTGAGCGAGGCTCCACAGCGCAGTGAGCCATCAGCTCCCGTAGATGCATTTCCGGCGAACGAGTACAAGCCAGAGGCTCCACCTGTGGGGTCGAGATTCTCCAGTTATGGAGTGCCAAGTGGCCCATCGGCGCCGGTGGATTACTCTCCTTACGATCACAGGCAGTTGCAGAAGACGATGGGTGGGTTGAGCTTGGAGGAAGAGAGAGCTGTTGCGGCGGAGAGGTCTGAGAGCGAGTTTGGAGCTGGGCCGAGCAACAGCTACTGCCGTGACTATCGCCGTGAATGTTAG
- the LOC125578622 gene encoding proliferating cell nuclear antigen-like has protein sequence MLELRLVQGSLLKKVLESIKDLVNDANFDCSTTGFSLQAMDSSHVALVSLLLRSEGFEHYRCDRNLSMGMNLGNMSKMLKCAGNDDIITIKADDGGDTVTFMFESPKQDKIADFEMKLMDIDSEHLGIPDAEYHSIVRMPSNEFSRICKDLSTIGDTVVISVTKEGVKFSTAGDIGTANIVLRQNTTVDKPEDAIVIEMNEPVSLSFALRYMNSFTKATPLSDTVTISLSSELPVVVEYKVAEMGYIRYYLAPKIEEDEEEKA, from the exons ATGTTGGAGCTACGTCTCGTTCAAGGCTCTCTTTTGAAGAAGGTGCTAGAATCGATCAAGGATCTCGTCAACGACGCTAACTTCGACTGCTCCACCACCGGCTTCTCCCTCCAAGCCATGGACTCCAGCCACGTGGCGCTCGTCTCCCTCCTGCTCAGATCCGAGGGCTTCGAGCACTACCGCTGCGACCGTAACCTCTCCATGGGGATGAACCTCGGTAACATGTCCAAGATGCTAAAATGCGCCGGAAACGATGACATCATCACCATCAAAGCCGATGACGGCGGCGACACCGTCACCTTCATGTTCGAGAGTCCCA agCAAGACAAGATTGCAGATTTTGAGATGAAGCTGATGGATATAGACAGTGAGCATTTGGGTATACCTGATGCTGAGTATCATTCGATCGTGAGGATGCCGTCTAATGAGTTCTCTAGGATTTGCAAAGATCTCAGTACCATCGGTGACACTG TTGTGATATCTGTGACTAAAGAAGGGGTTAAGTTCTCTACTGCTGGTGACATTGGGACAGCGAACATTGTGTTGAGACAGAACACAACTGTTGACAAG CCGGAAGATGCGATTGTGATTGAGATGAACGAGCCGGTGTCACTCTCGTTTGCCCTGAGGTACATGAACTCCTTCACAAAGGCAACTCCTTTGTCGGACACGGTGACGATCAGCTTATCGTCTGAGCTGCCAGTTGTGGTGGAGTATAAGGTGGCTGAGATGGGTTACATTCGTTACTACTTGGCTCCTAagattgaagaagatgaagaagagaaggctTAA